From the Roseateles sp. XES5 genome, one window contains:
- a CDS encoding leucyl aminopeptidase → MPSKFDIGFAKSARASGGLAVLLQISGGQAAGIGEVDPHGVVARAADVAKFTGKALKSLDVLAPHGASADRILVLGLGEADKLTAHDWLKAGGAAAARIGRAEKATVYLDAPGVSVTDRNAADFALGMQLGAYSFDIYKTKKGEDDEAKNAKSVKVTLVTAVASAAKKANEVSDAVAEGVILARNLVNEPANVLGPVEFADKAKALEKLGVEVDILTEREMKKLGMAALLGVAQGSVRPPRLAIMQWKGGKEKDRPIAFIGKGVVFDTGGISIKPAAGMEDMKGDMGGAAAVIGLMHTLAARKAKANVVGILGLVENMPDGNAQRPGDIVKSMSGQTIEVINTDAEGRLVLCDALWYCNETFKPQFMINLATLTGAIMVALGSHHAGLFSNDDTLSARLTAAGLATNERLWRMPLGREYDRMIDSKFADMKNTGGRYAGSITAAQFLHRFVKDTPWAHLDIAGTAMGSPTDEINQSWGSGFGVRLLDELVRANYEG, encoded by the coding sequence ATGCCTTCCAAATTCGACATCGGTTTTGCCAAGAGCGCGCGCGCATCCGGCGGCCTCGCCGTCCTTCTCCAGATCTCCGGCGGGCAGGCGGCGGGCATCGGCGAGGTGGATCCGCACGGCGTCGTCGCCCGCGCGGCCGATGTGGCGAAATTCACCGGCAAGGCCTTGAAGAGCCTCGATGTTCTCGCCCCGCACGGCGCATCCGCCGACCGCATCCTCGTGCTCGGCCTCGGCGAGGCGGACAAGCTGACGGCCCATGACTGGCTGAAGGCGGGCGGCGCTGCCGCGGCACGGATCGGCCGCGCCGAGAAGGCGACCGTCTATCTCGACGCGCCCGGCGTTTCCGTCACCGACAGGAACGCGGCGGACTTCGCGCTCGGCATGCAGCTCGGCGCCTACAGCTTCGACATCTACAAGACGAAAAAGGGCGAGGACGACGAGGCGAAGAACGCCAAGAGCGTCAAGGTGACGCTCGTCACCGCCGTCGCGAGCGCCGCCAAGAAGGCCAACGAGGTGTCCGACGCGGTCGCCGAGGGCGTGATTCTTGCCCGCAACCTCGTCAACGAGCCGGCCAACGTGCTCGGCCCGGTCGAATTCGCCGACAAGGCCAAGGCGCTCGAAAAGCTCGGCGTCGAGGTGGATATCCTCACCGAGCGCGAGATGAAGAAGCTCGGCATGGCTGCGCTGCTCGGCGTCGCGCAGGGCTCCGTGCGTCCGCCGCGCCTTGCGATCATGCAGTGGAAGGGCGGCAAGGAGAAGGACCGCCCCATCGCCTTCATCGGCAAGGGCGTCGTCTTCGATACGGGCGGCATCTCGATCAAGCCGGCCGCCGGCATGGAGGACATGAAGGGCGACATGGGCGGCGCGGCCGCCGTCATCGGCCTCATGCACACGCTGGCCGCCCGCAAGGCGAAGGCCAATGTCGTCGGCATTCTCGGCCTTGTGGAAAACATGCCCGACGGCAATGCCCAGCGCCCCGGCGACATCGTCAAGTCGATGTCCGGCCAGACCATCGAGGTCATCAACACCGATGCGGAAGGCCGCCTCGTCCTGTGCGACGCGCTCTGGTACTGCAACGAGACCTTCAAGCCGCAGTTCATGATCAACCTCGCGACGCTGACCGGCGCGATCATGGTGGCGCTCGGCAGCCACCATGCGGGCCTGTTCTCCAACGACGACACGCTGTCCGCGCGCCTGACGGCCGCCGGCCTTGCCACCAACGAGCGGCTGTGGCGCATGCCGCTCGGCCGCGAATACGACCGGATGATCGACAGCAAGTTCGCCGACATGAAGAACACCGGCGGACGTTATGCCGGCTCGATCACCGCCGCGCAGTTCCTGCACCGCTTCGTCAAGGACACGCCCTGGGCGCATCTCGACATCGCCGGCACCGCCATGGGCTCGCCGACCGACGAGATCAACCAGTCCTGGGGCTCCGGCTTCGGCGTGCGCCTGCTCGACGAACTGGTGCGCGCGAATTACGAGGGGTGA
- a CDS encoding DNA polymerase III subunit chi, whose amino-acid sequence MSEVLFYHLTESKLEDALPPLLDKSLERGWRVVVQAGDAERRDALDTHLWTFREDSFLPHGTDEQAFPADQPVLLTASPDNPNAATVRFLVAGAEPPPLDAYERVIFMFDGYDQDEVETARAHWKRLKGEGHTLTYWQQNSDGRWAKKA is encoded by the coding sequence GTGAGCGAGGTCCTCTTCTATCACCTGACGGAATCCAAGCTCGAAGACGCGCTGCCGCCCCTGCTCGACAAGAGCCTGGAGCGCGGCTGGCGCGTCGTCGTGCAGGCGGGCGATGCCGAGCGCCGCGACGCGCTCGACACGCATCTGTGGACCTTCCGCGAGGACAGTTTCCTGCCGCACGGCACGGACGAGCAGGCCTTTCCGGCCGACCAGCCCGTGCTGCTGACGGCTTCGCCCGACAATCCGAACGCCGCCACCGTGCGCTTCCTCGTCGCCGGCGCCGAGCCGCCGCCGCTCGATGCCTATGAGCGCGTCATCTTCATGTTCGACGGCTACGACCAGGACGAGGTGGAGACGGCGCGCGCGCACTGGAAGCGCCTGAAGGGCGAGGGCCACACGCTCACCTACTGGCAGCAGAACAGCGACGGACGCTGGGCGAAGAAGGCCTGA
- a CDS encoding MarR family winged helix-turn-helix transcriptional regulator, whose amino-acid sequence MTKDLCHCIVLRKASRRVSSYYDEALAPLGVNIAQFSLLRNINRMAPVSLTDLGQRVELDRSTVGRNAKVLERMGLVDIRPGKDQREATLTVSEAGQAVLREGAPLWDGVQAGIESRLGPDGAEQLRRLLAAL is encoded by the coding sequence ATGACCAAGGACCTCTGCCACTGCATCGTCTTGCGCAAGGCCTCGCGCCGTGTCTCGTCCTACTATGACGAGGCGCTGGCGCCGCTCGGCGTGAACATCGCGCAGTTCAGCCTGCTGCGGAACATCAACCGCATGGCGCCGGTGTCGCTGACCGATCTCGGCCAGCGCGTCGAACTCGACCGCTCGACGGTGGGGCGCAATGCCAAGGTGCTGGAGCGCATGGGGCTGGTGGATATCCGCCCCGGCAAGGACCAGCGCGAGGCCACGCTGACGGTGAGCGAGGCGGGGCAGGCGGTGCTGAGGGAAGGCGCGCCGCTGTGGGACGGCGTCCAGGCGGGCATCGAATCGCGCCTCGGGCCCGACGGCGCCGAACAGTTGCGGCGGCTTCTCGCCGCGCTCTGA
- a CDS encoding TRAP transporter large permease subunit — protein MEFIAENLAPIMFMSLIVFLLLGYPVAFSLAANGLLFFIIGVELAPLSDSINLSWPLLNAMPERLWGVMSNDTLLAIPFFTLMGLILERSGMAEDLLDTIGQLFGPIRGGLAFAVIFVGALLAATTGVVAASVISMGLISLPIMLRYGYDRRIASGVIAASGTLAQIIPPSLVLIILADQLGRSVGDMYAGALIPGLVLTGLYMGYVLIMSIIRPNSMPALPLEARSLGSGVTSLFIALAVAAGIAYAAHVYLSPTHGENADILGATVGVIFIYVVALADKTMKIDMMSRLAQQVIIVLIPPLALIFLVLGTIFLGIATPTEGGAMGAVGALFMAAAKGRLTMDVVRSALTATTRLSAFVLFILIGARVFSLTFYGVNGHLWVEHLLVSLPGGETGFLIAVNLLVFFLAFFLDFFELAFIIVPLLAPAADKLGIDLIWFGVLLGINMQTSFMHPPFGFALFYLRSVAAKVPYLDKVTGKVTQPVTTGQIYWGAVPFVCIQIVMVGLTILFPSMVMHYKGEGSGVDPATIKIEVPGFGTGMTLPDGGGGLGLPGGLQLPAGNPLDSGGEKPAEGGQQGTEQKPATDLSSPPSFN, from the coding sequence ATCGAGTTCATTGCGGAAAATCTCGCGCCGATCATGTTCATGTCGCTGATCGTGTTCCTGCTGCTGGGCTATCCGGTGGCGTTCTCGCTCGCGGCGAACGGTCTGCTCTTCTTCATCATCGGCGTGGAACTCGCGCCGCTGTCCGATTCGATCAATCTCTCCTGGCCGCTGCTCAACGCGATGCCGGAACGGCTGTGGGGGGTGATGTCGAACGACACCCTGCTGGCCATTCCCTTCTTCACCCTGATGGGGCTGATCCTGGAACGCTCCGGCATGGCGGAGGACCTGCTGGACACCATAGGCCAGCTCTTCGGCCCCATCCGCGGCGGCCTGGCCTTCGCAGTGATCTTCGTGGGCGCTCTGCTGGCCGCGACCACCGGCGTGGTGGCCGCCTCGGTGATCTCCATGGGCCTGATCTCACTGCCCATCATGCTGCGCTACGGCTATGACCGCCGCATCGCCTCGGGCGTGATCGCGGCCTCGGGCACCCTGGCCCAGATCATCCCGCCCTCCCTGGTGCTGATCATCCTGGCCGACCAGCTGGGCCGCAGCGTGGGCGATATGTATGCCGGCGCGCTCATTCCGGGCCTCGTCCTGACCGGCCTCTATATGGGCTACGTGCTGATCATGTCGATCATCCGGCCGAACTCCATGCCGGCCCTGCCGCTGGAGGCGCGTTCGCTCGGCTCGGGCGTCACGTCGCTGTTCATCGCGCTCGCCGTGGCCGCCGGCATCGCCTATGCCGCCCATGTCTATCTCTCGCCGACCCATGGCGAGAATGCCGATATCCTCGGCGCGACCGTCGGCGTCATCTTCATCTATGTCGTGGCGCTGGCGGACAAGACGATGAAAATCGACATGATGTCGCGGCTTGCCCAGCAGGTCATCATCGTGCTGATCCCGCCGCTGGCGCTGATCTTCCTCGTGCTCGGCACGATCTTCCTCGGCATCGCGACGCCGACGGAAGGCGGCGCCATGGGCGCGGTCGGCGCGCTGTTCATGGCCGCGGCCAAGGGCCGGCTCACCATGGACGTGGTGCGCTCGGCGCTGACGGCCACCACGCGCCTGTCGGCCTTCGTGCTCTTCATCCTCATCGGCGCCCGCGTCTTCTCGCTCACCTTCTACGGCGTGAACGGGCATCTGTGGGTCGAGCACCTGCTGGTCTCGCTGCCGGGCGGCGAGACGGGCTTCCTGATCGCGGTGAACCTGCTGGTCTTCTTCCTGGCGTTCTTCCTCGATTTCTTCGAACTCGCCTTCATCATCGTGCCGCTGCTCGCGCCGGCCGCCGACAAGCTCGGCATCGACCTCATCTGGTTCGGCGTGCTGCTCGGCATCAACATGCAGACGAGCTTCATGCACCCGCCCTTCGGCTTCGCGCTCTTCTACCTGCGCTCGGTCGCCGCCAAGGTGCCCTATCTCGACAAGGTGACGGGCAAGGTGACCCAGCCGGTGACGACGGGGCAGATCTACTGGGGGGCCGTGCCCTTCGTCTGCATCCAGATCGTCATGGTGGGCCTCACCATCCTCTTCCCCAGCATGGTCATGCACTACAAGGGCGAGGGCAGCGGCGTCGATCCGGCGACCATCAAGATCGAGGTTCCCGGCTTCGGCACCGGCATGACCCTACCCGATGGCGGCGGTGGTCTCGGCCTGCCGGGCGGCCTGCAGCTTCCCGCCGGCAACCCGCTCGATAGCGGCGGCGAGAAGCCGGCCGAGGGCGGCCAGCAGGGCACGGAGCAGAAACCCGCCACCGACCTTTCGAGCCCGCCGTCCTTCAACTGA
- a CDS encoding MFS transporter, which yields MVSASLARWMARRNLHYGWVVAATTFLTMLATAGAMGSAGVMIQPLHEEFGWDIADISSAMAVRLVLFGLLGPFAAAFMNHFGIRQVVASALALIMGGIVASFFMAEVWQLLLLWGVVIGVGTGMTALVLGATVATRWFSKRRGLVVGLMTASNATGQLVFLPLLAALTEAYGWRAALTLSVAVIAAAMLLVLLLMRDHPADIGLPAYGETAVAVPPRQDHSLGATLLAPLVTLRSVSGNPVFWVLFGTFFVCGLSTNGLIQTHWISICGDFGMAAVTAAGTLAVIGIFDFIGTVFAGWLSDRYDNRFLLFWFYGLRGLSLLYLSVSGFSMLELSVFAVFYGLDWVATVPPTVKLAAENFGREKAGLVFGWVFAGHQLGAATAAFGAGTLKSDYDTYMPALQIAGLMCVLAALSVLLLRRPGPRPVAAAA from the coding sequence ATGGTCTCCGCAAGCCTCGCCCGATGGATGGCGCGCCGCAACCTCCACTACGGCTGGGTGGTCGCCGCGACCACCTTCCTCACCATGCTGGCGACGGCCGGCGCCATGGGCTCGGCGGGCGTGATGATCCAGCCGTTGCACGAGGAATTCGGCTGGGACATCGCCGACATTTCCTCCGCCATGGCGGTGCGGCTGGTGCTGTTCGGCCTGCTCGGCCCCTTCGCCGCCGCCTTCATGAACCATTTCGGCATCCGCCAGGTGGTGGCCAGCGCGCTTGCCCTCATCATGGGCGGCATCGTCGCCTCCTTCTTCATGGCCGAGGTCTGGCAGCTCCTGCTGCTGTGGGGCGTGGTGATCGGCGTCGGCACCGGCATGACGGCGCTGGTGCTGGGCGCGACGGTCGCCACGCGCTGGTTTTCCAAGCGCCGCGGCCTCGTCGTCGGCCTGATGACGGCGAGCAACGCCACCGGCCAGCTCGTCTTCCTGCCGCTGCTCGCCGCGCTGACGGAGGCCTATGGCTGGCGCGCGGCGCTGACGCTTTCCGTCGCCGTCATCGCCGCCGCCATGCTGCTCGTGCTTCTCTTGATGCGCGATCATCCGGCCGATATCGGCCTGCCGGCCTATGGCGAGACGGCCGTCGCCGTGCCGCCCCGGCAGGACCATTCCCTCGGCGCCACCTTGCTCGCCCCGCTCGTCACCCTGCGCAGCGTCTCCGGCAACCCGGTCTTCTGGGTGCTGTTCGGCACGTTCTTCGTCTGCGGCCTGTCGACCAACGGCCTCATCCAGACCCACTGGATCTCGATCTGCGGCGATTTCGGCATGGCGGCCGTCACGGCGGCGGGCACGCTCGCGGTCATCGGCATCTTCGATTTCATCGGCACCGTCTTCGCCGGCTGGCTGTCCGACCGCTACGACAACCGCTTCCTGCTCTTCTGGTTCTACGGTCTTCGGGGTCTGTCGCTGCTCTACCTGTCGGTCTCCGGTTTCAGCATGCTGGAACTCTCGGTCTTCGCCGTCTTCTACGGCCTCGACTGGGTCGCGACGGTGCCGCCGACCGTCAAGCTGGCGGCGGAGAATTTCGGCCGCGAGAAGGCGGGGCTGGTCTTCGGCTGGGTCTTCGCCGGCCACCAGCTGGGCGCCGCCACCGCCGCCTTCGGCGCCGGCACCCTCAAGAGCGACTACGACACCTACATGCCCGCCCTGCAGATCGCCGGCCTGATGTGCGTGCTGGCCGCGCTCTCGGTGCTGCTGCTCCGGCGGCCGGGCCCGCGCCCGGTCGCCGCCGCGGCCTGA
- the lptF gene encoding LPS export ABC transporter permease LptF produces MKLIERYILRRASLMFVATLLPLLGIVWVTQALSSINLVTDSGQSIFAFVKLATLILPSVIPIILPFALVIGVSQTLTVMNADSELTVLNSAGSSRTTIIRPIMILAVAMSLVSFAVDNFVEPYSRMAVRKMIATAHADMLSSVVQENTFRKVTDGLYVQVAERRNGGVLHGLFVADTRDPRFEMVYYAREGAVDENSSALVMKDGEVHRKLPDGNVSIIKFESYAFDLADLTQSTGTSNVRAKDRDLPYLIHPDPEDPQYKKNPGAFTAELHRRFSEWLFPAVFGLIALVVSADARSHREARMHPMITALLTALFVRWASFYASNNAEESVYFIPVMYLIPIVTAGLAIRYLARNKSLEIPATLGERLTELRDRILARLRPGAAPTGGSGTP; encoded by the coding sequence ATGAAACTGATCGAGCGCTATATCCTGCGGCGGGCGTCGCTCATGTTCGTCGCCACGCTCCTGCCCCTGCTCGGCATCGTGTGGGTGACGCAGGCCCTCAGCAGCATCAACCTCGTCACCGACAGCGGCCAGTCGATCTTCGCCTTCGTGAAGCTCGCCACCCTCATCCTGCCCTCGGTCATCCCGATCATCCTGCCCTTCGCGCTGGTCATCGGCGTGTCGCAGACGCTGACCGTCATGAACGCCGATTCGGAGCTGACCGTCCTCAATTCGGCCGGCAGCTCGCGCACCACCATCATCCGGCCGATCATGATCCTCGCCGTGGCGATGAGCCTCGTCTCCTTCGCCGTCGACAATTTCGTCGAGCCCTATTCCCGCATGGCCGTGCGCAAGATGATCGCGACCGCCCATGCCGACATGCTCTCCTCCGTCGTGCAGGAAAACACCTTCCGCAAGGTCACCGACGGGCTCTATGTGCAGGTGGCCGAGCGCCGCAACGGCGGCGTGCTGCACGGCCTCTTCGTCGCCGACACGCGCGATCCGCGCTTCGAAATGGTCTATTATGCCCGCGAAGGCGCGGTGGACGAAAACTCCTCCGCCCTTGTGATGAAGGACGGCGAGGTCCACCGCAAGCTGCCGGACGGCAACGTCTCCATCATCAAGTTCGAATCCTACGCCTTCGACCTTGCCGACCTCACGCAGAGCACCGGCACGTCGAACGTGCGCGCCAAGGACCGGGACCTGCCCTATCTCATCCATCCCGATCCCGAAGATCCGCAATACAAGAAGAATCCCGGCGCCTTCACCGCCGAGCTGCACCGCCGCTTCAGCGAATGGCTGTTCCCGGCGGTCTTCGGCCTGATCGCCCTCGTCGTCAGCGCCGACGCCCGCTCGCATCGCGAGGCGCGCATGCATCCCATGATCACGGCGCTGCTGACCGCGCTCTTCGTGCGCTGGGCCAGCTTCTACGCCTCGAACAATGCGGAAGAATCGGTCTATTTCATCCCCGTCATGTATCTGATCCCGATCGTCACGGCCGGCCTTGCCATCCGCTATCTCGCGCGCAACAAGAGCCTTGAAATCCCCGCCACGCTCGGCGAGCGCCTCACGGAACTGCGCGACCGGATTCTGGCGCGCCTGCGGCCGGGCGCCGCCCCCACCGGCGGGAGCGGCACGCCATGA
- the lptG gene encoding LPS export ABC transporter permease LptG: MIGTLGFYFFRRYIVTTLWFLLGIFSLVFIIDFSEMSNRVGALPGYTLSTGLLVTALRIPTILMQTVPFVALFSGMAALISLNRRYELVVTRAAGISVWQFLRPFVVGAFLFGLLAVLTLNPLAAWGSRKALEFEASWGATNAARSETSIPWLRQIYDKDEAIIGAKAVLDNGTRLLNVSVIHFDGDSRIVLRQDADSATLEDGYWLLKNVNETRSGELPVRLAEVQLRTNLKREFVQESLEKPESIAFFELGRKIAAAKSFGFPTNAMETQFHSMLSLPLLLVAMTLIAACVSLKFSRFNQSRAVILGGILSGFMLYVVTVLVKAFGSSGVVPPFVAAWLPVVVAMSLGATILLHQEDG, encoded by the coding sequence ATGATCGGCACGCTCGGCTTCTATTTCTTCCGCCGCTACATCGTCACCACGCTCTGGTTCCTGCTCGGCATCTTCTCGCTGGTCTTCATCATCGACTTTTCCGAAATGTCGAACCGCGTCGGCGCATTGCCGGGCTATACGCTGAGCACCGGCCTTCTCGTCACGGCGCTGCGCATCCCGACGATCCTGATGCAGACCGTGCCCTTCGTCGCGCTCTTTTCCGGCATGGCCGCGCTGATCTCGCTCAACCGGCGCTACGAACTGGTGGTGACGCGCGCGGCCGGCATTTCCGTCTGGCAGTTCCTGCGCCCCTTCGTCGTCGGCGCCTTCCTCTTCGGCCTGCTCGCGGTCCTGACGCTCAATCCGCTCGCCGCCTGGGGCAGCCGGAAGGCTCTGGAGTTCGAGGCGTCCTGGGGCGCGACCAATGCGGCGCGCTCGGAAACCTCCATTCCGTGGCTGCGCCAGATCTACGACAAGGACGAGGCGATCATCGGCGCCAAGGCCGTTCTCGACAATGGCACGCGCCTTCTCAACGTCTCGGTTATCCACTTCGATGGCGACAGCCGCATCGTGCTCCGGCAGGACGCCGACTCGGCCACTTTGGAAGATGGTTACTGGCTTCTTAAGAATGTGAACGAAACGCGCAGCGGTGAACTGCCGGTTCGTCTCGCGGAGGTACAGCTTCGTACCAACCTGAAACGGGAGTTCGTTCAGGAGAGTCTGGAAAAGCCTGAAAGCATTGCCTTTTTCGAACTCGGCCGGAAGATCGCGGCGGCGAAGTCCTTCGGCTTCCCGACGAATGCGATGGAAACGCAGTTCCATTCCATGCTCTCGCTGCCGCTGCTCCTGGTTGCGATGACGCTGATCGCAGCCTGTGTATCGTTAAAATTTAGTCGGTTTAATCAATCGCGTGCGGTGATTCTGGGTGGAATCCTGTCAGGCTTCATGCTTTATGTCGTCACCGTGCTTGTGAAGGCATTCGGAAGCAGCGGTGTTGTTCCTCCGTTCGTTGCGGCCTGGCTCCCAGTGGTCGTCGCAATGTCCTTGGGCGCGACGATTCTTCTCCATCAGGAGGACGGCTAG
- a CDS encoding TRAP transporter small permease subunit: MKTLLVFSRLIDAITENIGKAVGWLILVAVLVSAGNAIVRKVFNISSNAWLEAQWYLFGGAFMLAAAYTLAQNEHIRIDVVYGKFSRRVQHWIDLLGHLLFLMPFVLLMVYFLVPYVLMSYRSGEGSSSAGGLIVWPAKAILLAGFVLLAFQGVSEIIKKLAIMSGNLEDPTPYVPTHAPLDVAAEEKGA, encoded by the coding sequence ATGAAAACGCTGCTGGTTTTCAGCCGGCTCATCGACGCTATCACGGAAAATATCGGAAAGGCCGTTGGCTGGCTGATCCTCGTCGCCGTGCTCGTCAGCGCCGGAAACGCCATCGTCCGAAAGGTTTTCAACATATCGTCCAATGCCTGGCTTGAGGCGCAATGGTACCTGTTCGGCGGGGCCTTCATGCTGGCCGCCGCCTATACGCTGGCGCAGAACGAGCATATCCGCATCGACGTCGTCTACGGCAAGTTCTCCCGCCGGGTGCAGCACTGGATCGACCTGCTCGGCCATCTCCTGTTCCTGATGCCCTTCGTGCTGCTGATGGTCTATTTCCTCGTGCCCTATGTGCTGATGTCCTATCGCTCGGGCGAGGGCTCCTCCAGCGCCGGCGGCCTCATCGTCTGGCCGGCCAAGGCCATCCTGCTCGCCGGCTTCGTGCTGCTGGCCTTCCAGGGCGTGTCGGAAATCATCAAGAAGCTCGCCATCATGAGCGGCAACCTGGAGGACCCGACCCCCTACGTGCCCACCCACGCACCGCTTGACGTTGCAGCCGAGGAGAAGGGCGCATGA